The following proteins come from a genomic window of Methanomassiliicoccales archaeon:
- a CDS encoding PhoU domain-containing protein: MDQLDEMLLELKDTSELMIDLAYSSLLYNNKEIAEEVVLMEEMLDGLANDIQRQAIERVVQDGDEGKAFTIIKLAAAVEEISDAAMQIAMVTIMDDEPHPVILLSIKDADTIITFAEVKDGSDLVGRTLGKMRLASQSGMWVVAIKRGRKYLYGPDKSTKLEIGDVVISRGPPDAEKYFQDLCFGKERLEDL, translated from the coding sequence ATGGACCAACTGGACGAGATGCTTCTGGAGCTCAAGGACACGTCGGAACTGATGATCGACCTGGCCTATTCATCCCTATTATACAACAACAAGGAGATCGCCGAGGAGGTCGTGCTCATGGAAGAGATGCTGGATGGACTGGCTAACGACATCCAACGCCAGGCGATCGAACGAGTGGTGCAGGACGGGGACGAAGGGAAGGCCTTCACGATCATCAAGTTGGCCGCGGCAGTAGAGGAGATATCCGATGCGGCAATGCAGATCGCCATGGTGACCATCATGGATGATGAACCGCACCCAGTTATCCTTCTGAGCATCAAGGACGCCGACACCATCATCACCTTTGCTGAGGTCAAGGACGGATCGGACCTGGTGGGACGGACCCTAGGCAAAATGCGGTTGGCCAGTCAGAGCGGCATGTGGGTTGTGGCGATAAAGCGTGGACGCAAATATCTCTATGGACCGGACAAGTCTACAAAACTGGAGATCGGCGACGTGGTCATCTCCAGGGGACCACCGGATGCCGAGAAGTACTTCCAAGACCTGTGCTTTGGAAAAGAACGTCTGGAAGATCTGTAA